The following coding sequences are from one Onychomys torridus chromosome 14, mOncTor1.1, whole genome shotgun sequence window:
- the Sptssa gene encoding serine palmitoyltransferase small subunit A, whose product MAGMALARAWKQMSWFYYQYLLVTALYMLEPWERTVFNSMLVSVVGMALYTGYVFMPQHIMAILHYFEIVQ is encoded by the exons ATGGCGGGCATGGCGCTGGCGCGGGCCTGGAAGCAGATGTCCTGGTTCTACTACCAATACCTGCTGGTCACGGCACTCTACATGCTGGAGCCCTGGGAGCGGACCGTGTTCA ATTCAATGCTGGTCTCTGTTGTGGGGATGGCGCTGTATACTGGCTATGTCTTCATGCCGCAGCACATCATGGCAATATTGCACTACTTTGAAATCGTACAGTGA